The proteins below come from a single Sander vitreus isolate 19-12246 chromosome 15, sanVit1, whole genome shotgun sequence genomic window:
- the LOC144530696 gene encoding germ cell-specific gene 1-like protein: protein MRLEHGRRASLAITLNFVAFAFALSAVTTSYWCEGTRKVPKPFCTGPPLKVKQWFCIRFNSSNINDSRLVQYIFESGEEKFLLRKFHTGIFFSCEQAADMNGFDCRDFSEIAPEHERGVLWLCIVAESLYLTLLFTGGALMILEQCPCFSIMNKLKLSAFAALCTALSGLCGMVAHMMFTTIFQLAVAIGPEDWRPKTWDYSWSYVLAWGSFGTCMGSAVTALNRYTKTIVEFKYKRRNIEKSLMIKQKMMELDLPEQMWDMYLTTVPADAEVQLELPVNGHKPLAGTTYVVEMDNEPEPQGEAYC, encoded by the exons ATGAGGCTAGAGCACGGGCGGCGGGCTTCTCTGGCGATCACCCTCAACTTTGTGGCGTTTGCTTTTGCCTTATCAGCGGTGACCACCAGCTACTGGTGTGAGGGGACCAGGAAGGTGCCCAAACCCTTCTGCACAGGACCGCCGCTGAAGGTGAAGCAGTGGTTCTGCATCCGCTTCAACAGCTCTAACATCAACGACAGCCGGTTGGTCCAGTACATCTTTgagagtggagaggagaagTTTCTTTTGAGGAAGTTCCACACGGGAATATTTTTCTCCTGTGAGCAGGCTGCCGATATGAACG GGTTTGACTGTCGAGACTTCTCAGAGATTGCACCAGAACATGAAAGAG GGGTCCTGTGGTTGTGTATCGTGGCTGAGAGTCTGTACCTCACCCTGCTCTTTACAGGCGGGGCTCTGATGATCCTGGAGCAGTGCCCTTGCTTCAGTATCATGAACAAATTGAAGCTCAGTGCCTTCGCTGCCTTGTGCACTGCCCTGTCAG GCCTTTGTGGGATGGTGGCCCACATGATGTTTACCACCATATTTCAGCTGGCTGTCGCTATAGGACCAGAAGACTGGAGGCCCAAGACCTGGGACTACAGCTGGTCTTATGT CTTAGCGTGGGGCTCTTTTGGCACCTGTATGGGCTCTGCAGTGACGGCGCTCAACAGGTACACAAAAACCATCGTAGAGTTTAAATACAAGCGGCGGAACATCGAGAAGAGCCTGATGATTAAGCAGAAGATGATGGAGCTGGACCTCCCTGAGCAGATGTGGGACATGTACCTGACCACTGTGCCCGCTGACGCCGAGGTACAGCTAGAACTGCCGGTCAACGGCCACAAACCATTGGCAGGAACGACATATGTGGTCGAAATGGACAATGAACCAGAACCACAAGGAGAGGCATACTGTTAA